CAACTTCTTGCACAAATTTCGGAATAATTTCTATGTGACAATCTCCCTGGATTCTTTTCAGCGCCTGGTGGTGATACGGCTCGATACAGACCATGTTGGGTGTGCTCCCCGTTTCTTGCCTGTTTAGGGTTAAGGCATTGGCCATATAAAATGTTGAAACGCCAGACCCCACTTCTATGATGAGGCGGGGTTTGAAGTATCGAACGGTTGCGTGCAGAAGGTGAGCCTCTACTTCCCCATAACCCTCGCCAAAACCTTGTGCCGTTATTTGAGCCAAAGAGGGAAGGTGATCATACTCTATCTGGTAAGTTTTTAAGTTCTTAAGAAATTCTGTTTGGCCTTGTAAATTTAAATCAATCCCGGCCAAATTCGATTCAGTGTACCAGCGCCGAAAATTCTTGCGAAGTTCGCGCGTGTCGGGCACGGGACTATAATAATGAACCGGCAACACGTGTAACCCCAGTTTTTCAAAAAAGGTGAAGGCGGGGCCAAACCAAAAGTCTCGTAATTTGATTTTATAAAACGATAAATATCTTTTTATGACGATTTTGACTGCTTTGATTATTCCAATTGATCGTAGTTTTTGGAGTTTTTTCAAAAAACTCATACTAATCCCCTTTTAAATATGAGAGTACGATATGAAATTTGGCTAATCTGTCAAATTCGTCTCACAAGCGGTAAAGAATATTGATAATGAAACAACAAGAAACACCCCTGGTCACTATTGTCACGCCTTCATTTAACCAGGGTCAATTCATTGAAGAGACTATCCTTAGTGTCAAAACACAAGATTATCCGGCAATAGAGTATCTGGTTATAGACGGCGGATCTACCGATAATACCCTTGACATTTTGGAGAAGCACAGGAATGACTTTTGGTGGGTGTCTGAACCGGATCAGGGACAATCCGATGCCATCAACAAAGGGTGGGCCAGGGCCAGCGGAGATATTTTGGCTTTCTTGAACTCGGATGATACTTTAATGCCGGGTGGTGTTAAGGCCGCCGTTCAATTTTTAATAGCCCATCCAGAGGTGGATATTGTTTATGGTGATATTAACTATATTGATGAGCACAGCCGTGTTATCCAACGTTACCAAGCTCCGGCGTTTGATTTCGCCAGACTGTTGACAGAAGGATGTTACATTCCACAGCAAAGCGTATTCATTCGTAAAGCCGTTTTTGAAAAGGTAGGTGGCTTGGATGTTAATCTCTATACTTCTATGGATTATGATTATTGGCTCCAATGCGTTTTGGCCGGTTGCGTAATGGCCTATACTCCCCAAACCATTGGTACCTGGCGATTTCATTCTTTGGCAAAAGTACTGGCCGCGGCTCGTAGTCGGCATGAAGCAGACCATTTTACTATTCTTGATAAAT
This Anaerolineae bacterium DNA region includes the following protein-coding sequences:
- a CDS encoding class I SAM-dependent methyltransferase, which codes for MSFLKKLQKLRSIGIIKAVKIVIKRYLSFYKIKLRDFWFGPAFTFFEKLGLHVLPVHYYSPVPDTRELRKNFRRWYTESNLAGIDLNLQGQTEFLKNLKTYQIEYDHLPSLAQITAQGFGEGYGEVEAHLLHATVRYFKPRLIIEVGSGVSTFYMANALTLNRQETGSTPNMVCIEPYHHQALKRIQGDCHIEIIPKFVQEVGLDVFETLNKRDILFIDSSHIVRIGSDVTFLYLEILPRLKNGVIIHIHDIFFPYPTPPPESWIFNRHMFFSEPALLQAMLMYNSTFKILLCASYLHYKMPESLSSAFTIYNPAKHLPSSIWLQKVG
- a CDS encoding glycosyltransferase, which codes for MKQQETPLVTIVTPSFNQGQFIEETILSVKTQDYPAIEYLVIDGGSTDNTLDILEKHRNDFWWVSEPDQGQSDAINKGWARASGDILAFLNSDDTLMPGGVKAAVQFLIAHPEVDIVYGDINYIDEHSRVIQRYQAPAFDFARLLTEGCYIPQQSVFIRKAVFEKVGGLDVNLYTSMDYDYWLQCVLAGCVMAYTPQTIGTWRFHSLAKVLAAARSRHEADHFTILDKCFNHPHLPGEMRPLKAKAYSRVYLDFGFNYYNARQTAKARQYFLKAIWMYPAWLKERPRMVPFIVKSFLGTRFLIFASSVKNHRWGRKAETDR